A portion of the Lolium rigidum isolate FL_2022 chromosome 1, APGP_CSIRO_Lrig_0.1, whole genome shotgun sequence genome contains these proteins:
- the LOC124671083 gene encoding lysine histidine transporter 2-like, with the protein MAPSAMNTTKSKEQQEIDDWLPITSSRNAKWWYSAFHNVTAMVGAGVLSLPYAMSELGWGPGVAAMLLSWLITLYTLWQMVEMHECVPGKRFDRYHELGQHAFGEKLGLWIVVPQQLIVEVGVCICYMVTGGKSLKKFHDVVSPDAPPIRTSLFIVIFGSAHFLLSQLPNFNSISLISLAAAVMSLTYSTIAWVASVHHATTRGAGAVVDYSMTASTSAGRTFNFLNALGDVAFAYAGHNVVLEIQATIPSTPDKPSKKPMWKGVIVAYIVVAICYLPVAFVGYYAFGNAVDDNILITLEKPRWLIAAANMFVVVHVIGSYQIYAMPVFDMLETFLVKKLRFKPGWPLRLIARSLYVAFTMMVGIAIPFFGGLLGFFGGFAQAPTTYFLPCIMWLCIKKPKKFGRSWCINWFCIIIGVLLSVLAPIGALRSIIMNYKSYKFFS; encoded by the exons ATGGCGCCGTCCGCCATGAACACCACCAAGAGCAAGGAGCAGCAGGAGATCGACGACTGGCtgcccatcacctcctccaggaaCGCCAAGTGGTGGTACTCGGCCTTCCACAATGTCACCGCCATGGTCGGCGCCGGCGTCCTCAGCCTGCCCTACGCCATGTCCGAGCTCGGATG GGGTCCCGGTGTGGCGGCCATGCTCCTCTCATGGCTGATCACCCTCTACACGCTGTGGCAGATGGTTGAGATGCACGAGTGCGTGCCCGGCAAGCGCTTCGACCGGTACCATGAGCTGGGCCAGCACGCCTTTGGCGAGAAGCTGGGCCTCTGGATAGTCGTCCCGCAGCAGCTCATCGTCGAGGTGGGCGTCTGCATCTGCTACATGGTCACCGGCGGCAAGTCCCTCAAGAAGTTCCACGACGTGGTCAGCCCGGACGCGCCCCCGATCCGCACcagcctcttcatcgtcatcttcgGCTCCGCCCACTTCCTCCTCTCGCAGCTCCCCAACTTCAACTCCATCTCGCTCATCTCCCTCGCCGCTGCCGTCATGTCGCTCACCTACTCCACCATCGCCTGGGTGGCCTCCGTGCACCACGCTACCACCCGCGGTGCCGGAGCCGTGGTAGACTACAGCATGACGGCTTCCACGTCGGCAGGGAGGACGTTCAACTTCCTTAACGCCCTTGGTGACGTCGCCTTCGCGTACGCCGGCCACAACGTGGTGCTGGAGATCCAGGCCACCATCCCGTCCACGCCGGACAAGCCGTCCAAGAAGCCCATGTGGAAGGGCGTCATCGTCGCATACATCGTCGTCGCCATCTGCTACCTCCCCGTGGCCTTCGTCGGGTACTACGCCTTCGGCAACGCCGTCGACGACAACATCCTTATCACCCTCGAGAAGCCCCGCTggctcatcgccgccgccaacatgTTCGTCGTCGTTCACGTCATCGGCAGCTACCAG ATCTACGCGATGCCGGTGTTCGACATGCTCGAGACGTTCCTGGTGAAGAAGCTGCGGTTCAAGCCCGGGTGGCCTCTTCGTCTGATCGCTCGCTCGCTCTATGTCG CATTTACCATGATGGTCGGCATCGCCATCCCCTTCTTCGGTGGATTGCTAGGGTTCTTCGGTGGTTTTGCTCAGGCCCCCACAACCTACTTC CTTCCCTGCATTATGTGGCTGTGCATCAAGAAGCCAAAGAAGTTTGGCCGGTCCTGGTGTATCAACTGG TTCTGCATTATCATCGGCGTGCTCCTGTCAGTGCTGGCGCCTATCGGAGCCCTCCGTTCCATCATCATGAACTACAAGTCTTACAAGTTCTTCTCATGA